One stretch of Amycolatopsis sp. NBC_00345 DNA includes these proteins:
- a CDS encoding choice-of-anchor P family protein → MRRGGMLAAVVACVALAGAAPASAAPGDGSAYGVSVDVQLLGQSAVKVGPLAASNTNGPTSASVVSANAAGILTAGVITSSAVRDDNSGAVTAKASTADVGLPVLKAALGAVSVKAIEAVCTATQEGVKGSSTLADAKLGSVGTVDANPAPNTQVKVALGPVNVATLILNEQIKNPDGSLTVNALHLKLLGGVVSALGSGDVIVSSATCGPAAPPMPLASGAGLWVGLGVLGAIAVPVGLRFSRRRSAAGA, encoded by the coding sequence GTGCGACGGGGCGGAATGCTCGCCGCTGTGGTGGCGTGCGTCGCCCTCGCCGGAGCGGCTCCGGCCTCGGCGGCGCCCGGCGACGGCTCCGCGTACGGCGTCAGCGTCGACGTCCAACTGCTCGGGCAGTCCGCGGTCAAGGTCGGGCCGCTGGCCGCGTCCAACACCAACGGGCCGACCAGCGCCAGCGTGGTGAGCGCCAACGCCGCCGGGATCCTCACAGCGGGGGTCATCACCAGCTCTGCCGTCCGCGACGACAACTCCGGCGCGGTCACGGCGAAGGCGAGCACCGCCGACGTCGGGCTGCCGGTGCTCAAGGCGGCTCTCGGCGCCGTGAGCGTCAAGGCGATCGAAGCGGTCTGCACCGCGACCCAGGAGGGTGTGAAGGGCAGCAGCACGCTGGCCGACGCGAAGCTCGGCAGTGTGGGCACAGTGGACGCCAACCCGGCGCCGAACACGCAGGTCAAGGTGGCGCTCGGGCCGGTCAACGTGGCCACGCTGATCCTCAACGAGCAGATCAAGAACCCGGATGGCAGCCTCACGGTCAACGCCCTGCACCTGAAGCTGCTCGGCGGGGTGGTCAGCGCGCTCGGCTCGGGCGACGTGATCGTTTCGTCGGCGACCTGCGGCCCGGCCGCTCCGCCGATGCCGCTCGCGTCCGGAGCCGGCCTGTGGGTGGGCCTCGGCGTGCTCGGGGCCATCGCGGTCCCGGTGGGCCTGCGCTTCTCCCGCCGTCGCTCCGCCGCGGGCGCCTGA
- the xrtP gene encoding exosortase P, with product MNTPVPGGARFPLRVAVLGVVAAGVGLVLIERLYREFEVQLAGAILRVITSSGVYVAGNRESVYFGLTGATPFGLRMTPECSSVFLLLPLLLVTAVMLYFRPGNARRLFFSLGISAIAVILVNQLRILTIVGLVNGLGTDEGYYWGHTLLGSMVSVFGGAVSLVLFVWLATRRTKAEKSAAKAAA from the coding sequence GTGAACACACCTGTACCTGGTGGCGCCCGGTTTCCCCTGCGTGTGGCGGTGCTGGGGGTGGTGGCCGCCGGCGTGGGCCTCGTGCTGATCGAGCGGCTCTACCGGGAGTTCGAGGTGCAGCTGGCCGGGGCGATACTCAGGGTCATCACCTCTTCGGGTGTTTATGTGGCGGGTAATCGTGAATCCGTTTACTTCGGGTTGACCGGCGCTACTCCATTCGGGTTAAGAATGACTCCGGAATGTTCGTCGGTATTCCTGCTCCTGCCGCTCCTGCTCGTCACTGCGGTGATGCTCTACTTCCGGCCGGGAAATGCGCGAAGGCTGTTCTTCTCGTTGGGAATATCCGCGATAGCCGTCATCTTGGTGAATCAGTTGCGTATTCTCACCATCGTCGGGCTCGTCAACGGGCTGGGCACGGACGAGGGCTACTACTGGGGCCACACCCTGCTCGGCTCCATGGTCAGCGTGTTCGGCGGCGCGGTGTCGCTGGTGCTGTTCGTGTGGCTCGCCACTCGCAGGACCAAGGCCGAGAAGAGCGCCGCGAAGGCCGCCGCGTGA
- a CDS encoding glycosyltransferase, with protein sequence MSVAFIVYVVVIVVPYLRRKPAPVGDPDDFEWHFFVPCRDEQAVIGETVRYLRATFRRAHVWVVDDDSEDRTARVVRALWRRNGGYDQNLHLVARTRPEARTGKGDALNAAYRALNEWLGSKKPRALDEWLDPGKPRADVVVVVVDADGRPAPNCLEVCAAGHLFGDEQIGAVQLDVRMSNVRTRPPGRTWLSRAFGLKLAQLQDLEFRTAIAAIQTSRGFTGTISMGGNGQFTRLAALDSIAGDERQPWRGSLLEDFELGVHLLTAGWRTGFTPDSHVAQEGLYSLRRFLVQRTRWGQGTMQCSRYLRRIWDSPHVSTLGAAEMMYYLAQPWMQLLGSLLYPVPFILLLVGTAGDPGQVWAWFSGGAWILFVIYGSFGLLPFIVWGPIYQLKCLRSKNIFRGIGMGLLYAAYIYTFYITSWRALLRLVRGRNGWAKTRRNTETTAGVKVALDS encoded by the coding sequence ATGAGTGTCGCGTTCATCGTGTACGTCGTGGTGATCGTGGTCCCGTACCTGCGCCGCAAGCCCGCGCCGGTGGGCGATCCGGACGACTTCGAGTGGCACTTCTTCGTGCCGTGCCGCGACGAGCAGGCGGTGATCGGCGAGACCGTGCGCTACCTGCGCGCCACCTTCCGCCGCGCGCACGTCTGGGTCGTCGACGACGACTCCGAGGACCGCACCGCCCGCGTCGTGCGCGCGCTCTGGCGGCGCAACGGCGGCTACGACCAGAACCTGCACCTGGTCGCGCGCACGCGGCCGGAAGCCCGCACGGGCAAGGGCGACGCGCTGAACGCCGCGTACCGTGCTCTCAACGAGTGGCTGGGCTCGAAGAAGCCGCGTGCCCTCGACGAGTGGCTGGACCCAGGAAAGCCCCGCGCGGACGTGGTCGTCGTGGTGGTGGACGCCGACGGCAGGCCGGCCCCGAACTGCCTCGAGGTTTGCGCGGCCGGTCACCTGTTCGGCGACGAGCAGATCGGCGCCGTGCAGCTCGACGTGCGGATGAGCAACGTCCGCACGCGCCCGCCGGGCCGCACCTGGTTGTCCCGTGCGTTCGGCCTGAAGCTGGCGCAGCTGCAGGACCTGGAGTTCCGCACGGCGATCGCGGCGATCCAGACCTCCCGCGGCTTCACCGGCACGATCTCGATGGGCGGCAACGGCCAGTTCACCCGCCTGGCCGCGCTGGACTCCATCGCGGGCGACGAGCGGCAGCCGTGGCGCGGCTCGCTGTTGGAGGACTTCGAGCTCGGCGTGCACCTGCTCACCGCGGGCTGGCGCACCGGCTTCACGCCGGATTCCCATGTGGCGCAGGAAGGTCTGTACAGCCTGCGGCGGTTCCTGGTGCAGCGCACGCGCTGGGGCCAGGGCACTATGCAGTGCTCCCGCTACCTGCGCCGGATCTGGGACTCGCCGCACGTGTCCACGCTGGGCGCCGCGGAGATGATGTACTACCTGGCGCAGCCGTGGATGCAGCTGCTCGGCTCCCTGCTCTACCCGGTGCCGTTCATCCTGCTGCTGGTCGGCACGGCCGGCGACCCGGGCCAGGTCTGGGCCTGGTTCAGCGGCGGCGCCTGGATCCTGTTTGTCATCTACGGCTCGTTCGGCCTGCTGCCGTTCATCGTCTGGGGTCCGATCTACCAGCTGAAGTGCTTGCGCAGCAAGAACATCTTCCGCGGCATCGGCATGGGCCTGCTCTACGCGGCGTACATCTACACGTTCTACATCACGTCGTGGCGTGCGCTCCTGCGCCTGGTGCGCGGCCGCAACGGCTGGGCCAAGACCCGCCGCAACACCGAGACCACAGCGGGCGTGAAGGTCGCCTTGGACAGCTGA
- a CDS encoding N-acetylmuramoyl-L-alanine amidase, with product MSFPPLPRRLAVAAAVVSLGAGLFAAAPAQAQPAGQQRQRDFAAAASEFGVPLDVLLGVSYMESRWDYNAGTPSTAAGYGPMHLTDLRTAGVAGTEFDQGTEDPRGDTARPALRPKASEPAAPPPTLQTVDTAASLLHTDAATLRANPAQNVRGGAALLADYQRQLGIHSQDAKDWYGAVARYSGSDDVTAAQTFADEVFDTITTGASRTTDDGQQLTLAAAPGVTPDRAQASRLGLRADAPAATECPKRVACESVPAPYQELPNGSYGNYDKANRPQSQKIDYIVIHDTEGYWDDALKLVQDPTYLAWHYTVRSADGLIAQHVPTKDVGWHAGNWYINSKSLGVEHEGFAAKGTWYTEAMYRASAKLVGYLAKRYDIPLDRAHIIGHDNVPGTTPATIPGMHWDPGPYWDWSHYFDLLGAPFQTAGRPNSSLVTIDPSFAKNQPVFTGCDKLGSGTACAPRGSEAVVLHTAPSDTAPLLADPGLHPDGSPSTMDVADIGSRVATGQKYAVAGVQGDWTAIWYLGQKGWFRNAPGARAAVPAVGLVATPRPGRATIPVYGRAFPEASAYPANVPVQALAPMPYTLAAGQKYSVGGVVGSEYYSATTFDPAEHVVVKGKTKYVEIQFGHRIEYVNLDDVLLLPAF from the coding sequence ATGTCGTTCCCTCCTCTTCCCCGGCGGCTGGCCGTGGCGGCCGCCGTCGTCTCGCTGGGCGCCGGGCTGTTCGCCGCGGCGCCCGCGCAGGCCCAGCCGGCCGGCCAGCAGCGGCAGCGGGACTTCGCGGCCGCCGCGAGTGAGTTCGGCGTGCCGCTCGACGTGCTGCTCGGCGTGTCCTACATGGAGTCACGCTGGGACTACAACGCGGGCACGCCCAGCACCGCCGCCGGCTACGGCCCGATGCACCTGACCGATCTGCGGACGGCTGGCGTCGCCGGCACCGAGTTCGACCAGGGCACCGAGGACCCGCGCGGGGACACCGCCCGCCCGGCGCTGCGGCCGAAGGCGAGTGAACCGGCCGCGCCGCCGCCGACCCTGCAGACCGTCGACACCGCGGCCTCGCTGCTGCACACCGACGCCGCCACCCTGCGCGCGAACCCGGCGCAGAACGTCCGGGGCGGCGCCGCGCTGCTCGCGGACTACCAGCGTCAGCTCGGCATCCACAGCCAGGACGCGAAGGACTGGTACGGCGCCGTCGCGCGCTACAGCGGGTCCGACGACGTCACGGCCGCCCAGACGTTCGCCGATGAGGTCTTCGACACCATCACCACCGGCGCGTCCCGCACCACCGACGACGGCCAGCAGCTGACCCTCGCCGCCGCGCCCGGCGTCACGCCGGACCGCGCGCAGGCGAGCCGGCTCGGCCTGCGCGCCGACGCGCCCGCCGCGACGGAGTGCCCGAAGCGCGTCGCGTGCGAGTCGGTGCCCGCGCCGTACCAGGAGCTGCCGAACGGCAGTTACGGCAACTACGACAAGGCGAACCGGCCGCAGAGCCAGAAGATCGACTACATCGTCATCCACGACACCGAGGGCTACTGGGACGACGCGCTGAAGCTGGTGCAGGACCCGACCTACCTCGCGTGGCACTACACCGTGCGCTCCGCCGACGGCCTGATCGCCCAGCACGTGCCGACGAAGGACGTCGGCTGGCACGCGGGCAACTGGTACATCAACTCGAAGTCGCTCGGCGTCGAGCACGAGGGCTTCGCCGCGAAGGGCACCTGGTACACCGAGGCGATGTACCGCGCTTCGGCGAAGCTCGTCGGCTACCTCGCGAAGCGCTACGACATCCCGCTGGACCGCGCGCACATCATCGGCCACGACAACGTCCCGGGCACCACGCCGGCCACCATCCCCGGCATGCACTGGGACCCGGGCCCCTACTGGGACTGGTCGCACTACTTCGACCTGCTCGGCGCGCCGTTCCAGACCGCCGGACGGCCGAACTCCTCGCTGGTCACCATCGACCCGTCGTTCGCCAAGAACCAGCCCGTCTTCACCGGCTGCGACAAGCTCGGCTCCGGCACGGCGTGCGCGCCTCGCGGATCCGAGGCCGTTGTGCTGCACACGGCGCCGAGTGACACCGCGCCGCTGCTCGCCGACCCCGGCCTGCACCCGGACGGCAGTCCGTCCACAATGGACGTCGCGGACATCGGGAGCCGGGTCGCGACCGGGCAGAAGTACGCGGTGGCGGGCGTCCAGGGCGACTGGACCGCGATCTGGTACCTCGGCCAGAAGGGCTGGTTCCGCAACGCGCCGGGCGCCAGAGCCGCCGTGCCCGCCGTGGGCCTGGTCGCCACGCCGAGGCCCGGCCGCGCCACGATCCCGGTCTACGGCCGCGCGTTCCCGGAGGCCTCGGCCTACCCGGCGAACGTGCCGGTGCAGGCGCTCGCGCCGATGCCGTACACGCTGGCGGCGGGGCAGAAGTACTCCGTCGGCGGCGTGGTGGGCTCCGAGTACTACTCGGCCACCACGTTCGACCCGGCCGAGCACGTAGTCGTGAAGGGCAAGACGAAGTACGTCGAGATCCAGTTCGGCCACCGCATCGAGTACGTCAACCTCGACGACGTGCTGTTGCTGCCGGCGTTCTGA
- a CDS encoding tyrosine-type recombinase/integrase has protein sequence MKATHQVRLWDIKTMPPDPKTGKKRRRPYGVRWVTAGREHSQWFVTKALAKAELAKLQRAMNGGEAFDVETGLPESMYREEHSPTLLRAMREFLDHVWPDMAPKSRGRLVDGLAVAVQGFLTEQPDVTPAHVRRVLTTFALPPEQSAVEPTSEDRELAAWLEQHSRKVAELGESDSVTEVGRALRTNLDGKRAATNTVDTRKSALVQALAFAVDKSYLGENPFSGVKLVKFGDVLAVDPGVVVNPLQARELLTSVTYVRPRGRNRSWLPFFASLYYGGVRPGEARFLADTHCDLPRKGWGAFVLPNSLGSSAARYSDDGLTYQVRSLKHRAEEHTRTVPIPPVLVRMLLDHLDDVGTGPDGRLFWAKDGGPVSNASYSDIWRLARLLGLPPRLVTSMLAGRPYDLRHAAVSSWIAAGVSLPDIADRAGHTVNMLTKVYAKFVHGTRDTANRRIETFLEDDLG, from the coding sequence ATGAAGGCCACGCATCAGGTGCGGCTGTGGGACATCAAGACCATGCCGCCGGACCCGAAGACGGGCAAGAAGCGACGTCGGCCGTACGGCGTTCGGTGGGTCACCGCCGGCCGGGAACACTCGCAGTGGTTCGTGACGAAGGCGCTCGCCAAGGCGGAGCTGGCCAAGCTGCAACGGGCCATGAACGGCGGTGAAGCGTTCGACGTCGAGACCGGGCTTCCCGAGTCGATGTACCGCGAGGAGCACTCGCCGACACTGCTGCGTGCCATGCGGGAATTCCTCGACCACGTGTGGCCGGACATGGCGCCGAAGTCTCGTGGTCGGCTCGTCGATGGGCTCGCCGTGGCGGTCCAGGGGTTTCTGACCGAGCAGCCGGACGTGACTCCCGCACACGTGCGGCGAGTCCTCACCACGTTCGCGCTGCCGCCGGAGCAGTCGGCCGTGGAACCGACTTCGGAAGACCGGGAGCTCGCCGCGTGGCTTGAGCAGCATTCGCGGAAGGTCGCGGAACTCGGCGAGTCGGACAGCGTGACCGAGGTGGGCCGTGCGCTGCGGACCAACCTGGATGGCAAGCGGGCCGCGACCAACACCGTGGACACCCGGAAGAGCGCGCTCGTCCAGGCGCTCGCGTTCGCGGTCGACAAGTCCTACCTCGGGGAGAACCCGTTCTCCGGGGTGAAGCTGGTCAAGTTCGGTGACGTGCTGGCCGTGGACCCCGGCGTCGTCGTCAACCCGCTGCAAGCTCGGGAGCTGCTGACGTCGGTGACCTACGTCCGGCCGCGTGGAAGGAACCGATCGTGGTTGCCGTTCTTCGCGTCGCTGTACTACGGCGGAGTCCGACCGGGGGAGGCGCGGTTCCTGGCTGACACGCACTGCGATCTGCCCCGGAAAGGCTGGGGTGCGTTCGTGCTGCCCAACTCGCTCGGCTCGTCGGCGGCCCGGTACAGCGACGACGGGCTGACGTACCAGGTTCGATCGCTCAAGCACCGCGCCGAGGAGCACACCCGAACCGTGCCGATCCCCCCGGTGCTGGTCCGGATGCTGCTGGATCACCTTGACGACGTCGGCACCGGACCGGATGGCCGGCTGTTCTGGGCCAAGGACGGCGGCCCGGTGAGCAACGCGTCCTACTCCGACATCTGGCGACTTGCGCGTCTCCTGGGCCTGCCGCCGCGTCTGGTCACGTCGATGCTCGCCGGTCGGCCGTATGACCTACGTCACGCTGCCGTGTCCTCGTGGATCGCGGCGGGGGTGTCACTGCCCGACATCGCGGACCGAGCGGGACACACAGTGAACATGCTGACGAAGGTCTACGCGAAGTTCGTCCACGGGACCCGCGACACGGCCAATCGCAGGATCGAGACGTTCCTTGAAGACGATCTCGGCTAG
- a CDS encoding helix-turn-helix transcriptional regulator has product MGQNNNVARLDALLSTPELCEFLGISRDTLYEWREINNAPPAIKLPNGHLRFPLADLHVWLVERQERAA; this is encoded by the coding sequence ATGGGCCAGAACAACAACGTGGCAAGGCTCGACGCGCTGCTGAGCACTCCGGAGCTGTGCGAATTCCTCGGCATCAGCCGGGACACCTTGTACGAATGGCGGGAGATCAACAACGCTCCCCCGGCGATCAAGCTGCCCAACGGCCACCTCCGGTTTCCGCTGGCCGACCTCCATGTGTGGCTGGTCGAGCGGCAGGAGCGGGCGGCATGA
- a CDS encoding replication initiator yields the protein MNAPEAGRRSAGSPRVRDPLASDIVRATAEKHGVCVRPFTMEVADTETGELRYIPVPCGSTVESVCLPCARKAKALRQAQCREGWHLDEEPKLASKAPTEDHKELLTFRADLVAAYRDCVEHEDQGEAEHLREEVRTVDAELRQLGMRGRLPSPDLPTKKAVKRSTRRRQDAPNLPRRKVTKTTVGREYAGKFRPSMFVTLTCDSYGPVRGDGSPVDPATYDYRRAARDAVHFSALVDRWWQNLRRVVGWDAQYFATVEPQKRAAPHLHTAIRGAISHEVVRQVTGATYHQVWWPNHDRVAYVDRMPRWNPDSRAFVDPDTHEPLTAWDDAVDEVEHPAHVVTFGRQVHSKGILGGSEEAGRHIGYLTKYLTKSTGEVVSAESRRQEDHHERLHAELSVTPCSPRCAVWLLYGIQPKGASTKTTPGHCKGRAHRRTTLGLPGRRVLVSRKWSGKTLGDHKADRQAFVQQALAAIGIEKPQPDPARLVWRKVEPGDQHVPPRDHLIMHAISERITWRAEYDRALLAAQGPPGGPETSATRQAA from the coding sequence ATGAATGCTCCCGAGGCCGGCCGGAGGTCTGCCGGTTCACCCCGGGTCCGTGACCCGCTCGCATCGGACATCGTGCGGGCAACGGCGGAGAAGCACGGGGTGTGCGTCCGGCCGTTCACTATGGAGGTCGCCGACACCGAAACCGGGGAACTGCGGTACATCCCGGTCCCGTGCGGGTCCACAGTGGAATCTGTCTGCCTGCCGTGCGCGCGCAAGGCAAAGGCACTGCGACAGGCCCAGTGCCGGGAGGGGTGGCACCTCGACGAAGAGCCCAAGCTCGCTTCCAAGGCTCCCACCGAGGACCACAAGGAGTTGCTGACCTTCCGTGCTGATCTCGTGGCGGCCTACCGGGACTGTGTCGAGCACGAGGACCAGGGGGAAGCCGAGCATCTGCGCGAGGAGGTCCGCACGGTCGACGCGGAACTTCGGCAACTCGGGATGAGGGGGCGGCTCCCCTCCCCCGACCTGCCAACCAAGAAGGCGGTGAAACGGTCGACGCGTCGTCGGCAGGACGCTCCGAACCTGCCTCGGCGCAAGGTCACCAAGACAACGGTGGGCCGCGAGTACGCGGGGAAGTTCCGGCCGTCGATGTTCGTCACCCTGACCTGTGACAGCTACGGACCAGTCCGAGGAGACGGCTCGCCGGTCGACCCGGCCACGTACGACTACCGCCGGGCAGCCCGAGACGCGGTGCACTTCTCCGCGCTCGTCGACCGGTGGTGGCAGAACCTCCGCCGGGTCGTCGGTTGGGACGCGCAGTACTTCGCGACGGTCGAGCCGCAGAAGCGGGCAGCGCCACACCTGCACACGGCAATCCGCGGCGCCATCTCGCACGAAGTCGTCCGCCAAGTCACCGGAGCCACCTACCACCAAGTGTGGTGGCCCAACCATGACCGTGTGGCTTACGTCGACCGGATGCCGCGGTGGAACCCGGACAGCAGGGCGTTCGTCGACCCGGACACTCACGAACCGCTGACCGCCTGGGACGACGCGGTGGACGAGGTCGAGCACCCGGCGCACGTCGTCACCTTCGGGCGGCAGGTGCATTCCAAGGGCATCCTCGGCGGTTCGGAGGAAGCTGGGCGGCACATCGGCTACCTGACGAAGTACCTCACCAAGTCCACGGGTGAGGTCGTGTCGGCCGAATCAAGGCGACAGGAAGATCACCACGAACGGCTGCACGCCGAATTGTCGGTGACACCCTGTTCTCCCCGGTGCGCGGTCTGGCTGCTCTACGGCATCCAGCCCAAGGGCGCCAGCACCAAGACCACCCCGGGGCACTGCAAGGGCCGCGCTCATCGGCGGACCACCCTCGGTCTGCCCGGCCGGCGGGTGCTGGTGTCGCGCAAGTGGTCCGGCAAGACGCTCGGCGATCACAAGGCAGACCGGCAGGCGTTCGTTCAGCAAGCGCTCGCGGCTATCGGCATCGAGAAGCCGCAGCCTGATCCGGCCCGGCTCGTCTGGCGCAAGGTCGAGCCAGGAGACCAGCACGTACCACCCCGGGATCACCTGATCATGCACGCCATCTCCGAACGGATCACCTGGCGGGCCGAGTACGACCGGGCGCTACTCGCGGCCCAGGGACCACCCGGTGGTCCGGAAACTTCGGCAACTCGGCAAGCGGCCTGA
- a CDS encoding FtsK/SpoIIIE domain-containing protein, with translation MSAGFLVVALMVGGLGVWVLHKAGRALASILEALAAAAFVFVAICWLLKAVVWRGKQVATRWRTSLALLALGAWWYWIGWVWLVIGAAVLGVSLTAWRLIDVASFEYYAGRRLRSWWLRWATYGRKLPGWLHACGLSVSDGTLPLEVTVNLVGRRRRAVSRSNTRAAVAIPRILGVRSGPSWDEVRLELVPGQKPEDFDEAARTLATARKVTRCQVRELEPNVVSLDFMRRDLLASAVSCLPLPDLVAVDRAGVDLRKAYAGRTEYGQDWRVPLVGPGAHCLVAGATGAGKNSVMWSPLISVAPAIRSGVVRVSGIDPKGMELAYGRGIFARYAVTGAEVLALLDELLAELERRKAEFAGKVREVPISTLWPLELLEFDEIGALTRYTDRKTREQIVEKIAILNTQGRALGFTVRGYVQEPTKDTVPVRELFPRRVCLRVTSKTHVGMVLGDGAYERGAWASRIPESAAGTGYVWGEGVREPLRVRAGWVPDETVKALETYVTNGGAHIVDLSARHGGTGVAA, from the coding sequence ATGAGTGCCGGATTTCTGGTCGTGGCCCTGATGGTTGGGGGCCTGGGTGTGTGGGTGTTGCACAAGGCCGGCCGTGCGCTTGCCTCGATTCTTGAGGCGCTGGCGGCGGCAGCATTCGTTTTCGTGGCAATCTGCTGGTTGCTGAAAGCCGTTGTGTGGCGGGGAAAGCAGGTCGCGACGCGGTGGCGGACGTCGCTCGCGCTGTTGGCGCTGGGCGCGTGGTGGTACTGGATCGGATGGGTGTGGCTCGTTATCGGCGCGGCCGTGCTGGGTGTCAGCCTGACCGCATGGCGACTGATCGACGTGGCATCGTTCGAGTACTACGCGGGGCGCCGGTTGCGATCGTGGTGGCTGCGCTGGGCCACCTACGGCAGGAAACTCCCGGGTTGGCTGCATGCCTGTGGTCTGTCGGTATCGGACGGCACGCTTCCGCTGGAAGTGACGGTGAACCTGGTCGGTCGTCGGCGGCGGGCCGTCTCGCGTTCCAATACGCGGGCTGCTGTGGCGATTCCCCGGATTCTCGGTGTTCGCTCGGGGCCGTCCTGGGATGAAGTCCGGTTGGAACTGGTGCCGGGCCAGAAACCCGAGGACTTCGACGAGGCGGCGCGGACGCTGGCTACTGCGCGGAAGGTCACGCGGTGCCAGGTGCGAGAGTTGGAACCCAACGTGGTGTCGCTGGATTTCATGCGTCGTGATCTGCTGGCCTCGGCCGTGTCGTGTCTGCCGCTGCCGGACCTCGTCGCGGTCGACCGTGCGGGCGTGGATCTGCGCAAGGCGTACGCCGGACGCACGGAGTACGGGCAGGACTGGCGGGTGCCGCTGGTCGGACCTGGCGCTCACTGCCTGGTGGCCGGCGCCACGGGTGCGGGCAAGAACTCGGTCATGTGGAGCCCGCTGATCTCGGTAGCTCCGGCTATCCGCTCTGGTGTCGTGCGAGTGTCCGGGATCGACCCCAAGGGCATGGAACTTGCTTACGGGCGTGGGATTTTCGCCCGGTACGCCGTGACAGGAGCGGAGGTGCTCGCACTGCTGGACGAGCTGTTGGCGGAGCTGGAGCGGCGCAAGGCGGAGTTCGCGGGAAAGGTGCGCGAGGTACCCATCTCGACCCTGTGGCCGTTGGAACTGCTGGAGTTCGACGAAATCGGCGCGCTCACCCGCTACACCGACCGCAAGACCCGGGAACAGATCGTCGAGAAGATCGCGATCCTGAACACTCAAGGCCGGGCGCTGGGGTTCACCGTGCGCGGCTATGTGCAGGAACCGACGAAGGACACGGTTCCGGTCCGGGAGCTGTTCCCCCGCCGGGTGTGCCTGCGGGTCACGTCCAAGACCCATGTCGGCATGGTGCTCGGCGACGGTGCGTACGAACGGGGCGCGTGGGCGAGCCGCATTCCCGAATCCGCTGCCGGGACTGGGTACGTGTGGGGTGAAGGTGTGCGGGAACCGTTGCGGGTCCGCGCGGGCTGGGTACCGGATGAGACGGTCAAGGCGCTGGAAACCTACGTCACCAACGGGGGCGCCCACATCGTCGACCTGTCCGCCCGTCACGGTGGTACGGGGGTGGCGGCATGA
- a CDS encoding helix-turn-helix domain-containing protein produces the protein MKDTEMLSPRARVLGAALRDARLGARFGVRELARRIGRAPGHLSNWESGSRVPAVEDVGAVLGALGVTGEAREWILSIARGVVAPDWFTAGPQSSPGHFAALVAHERAAASVTVWAPAVLPDLLQIPDYAQLTCDAKQFSTKQISEQVEARMRRRSVLFGSDPVPAEFFISDEAIRHPLADEEVMLRQLRFIVDTATMSRSIGVRILRRSDPRNAVLAGAFATFTMNDSPPVAYCPHYNMGAFLINEHTGTYTRAAARLGRTALSRGESIDWLNQEVRKLARSLESQRDRDDVTPLAVLAREAID, from the coding sequence ATGAAGGACACGGAGATGTTGTCGCCGCGGGCTCGGGTTCTTGGCGCGGCGTTGCGTGATGCCCGATTGGGTGCCCGGTTCGGGGTGCGGGAGCTGGCGCGGCGGATCGGCCGGGCCCCGGGGCATTTGTCGAATTGGGAGAGTGGTTCGCGGGTGCCTGCGGTTGAGGATGTGGGCGCGGTGCTGGGTGCGTTGGGGGTTACCGGCGAGGCGAGGGAGTGGATCTTGTCGATCGCGCGCGGGGTCGTCGCTCCGGACTGGTTCACGGCGGGGCCGCAGTCAAGTCCTGGGCACTTCGCCGCGCTGGTAGCCCATGAACGCGCCGCTGCCTCGGTCACGGTGTGGGCTCCTGCCGTGCTCCCGGATCTGTTGCAGATTCCCGACTATGCGCAGCTGACGTGTGATGCCAAGCAGTTCAGCACCAAACAGATCAGCGAGCAGGTCGAAGCCCGAATGCGGCGCCGGAGCGTCCTGTTCGGCAGCGATCCGGTTCCGGCGGAGTTCTTCATCAGCGACGAAGCGATCCGTCATCCCCTCGCCGATGAAGAGGTCATGCTTCGGCAGCTACGTTTCATCGTCGACACGGCAACGATGTCCCGCAGTATCGGTGTCCGCATTCTGCGTCGCAGCGATCCGCGGAACGCCGTGCTGGCCGGAGCGTTCGCCACATTCACGATGAACGACTCGCCGCCGGTGGCGTACTGCCCGCACTACAACATGGGCGCGTTCCTCATCAACGAGCACACCGGCACTTACACGAGGGCTGCCGCTCGGCTTGGCCGCACTGCGCTCTCTCGCGGGGAGTCGATCGACTGGCTCAACCAGGAAGTGCGCAAGCTTGCTCGTTCGCTGGAATCCCAACGAGACCGTGACGACGTCACGCCTCTGGCAGTGCTGGCCAGGGAGGCGATTGACTGA